The proteins below come from a single Triticum aestivum cultivar Chinese Spring chromosome 5D, IWGSC CS RefSeq v2.1, whole genome shotgun sequence genomic window:
- the LOC123121651 gene encoding zinc-finger homeodomain protein 9, which translates to MEAMDVKYRPALYPNGSVKKLRQAAAVQPPAPPAAVEAVPTYKECLKNHAAAIGAHAVDGCGEWMPVVELNTADPASYKCAACGCHRNFHRLVMVEGSPPPPPPPPPALLPAPPMPMPMPATVLHGLPQRGHGQETPDDRLPGVDGDDSDSDSDGSEYDDERSVSPPQHPPPAHLPAPVAQQPPSYISSAPHPHMLLSLNSSALGAPQGQSRLPAQLSPATAPPPHGMMPARKRFRTKFTAEQKQRMQELSERLGWRLQKRDEGVVDEWCRDIGVSKGVFKVWMHNNKHNYLGGHSARRSASAAASSAATTPTAPAAGGPFRLAPASPAPGAPFNPSASHSSPAPTATGFNMNGTASSASTATTTATPTPIFAAGRKLNGASSPQSA; encoded by the coding sequence ATGGAGGCCATGGACGTCAAGTACCGGCCGGCCCTCTACCCCAACGGCTCCGTCAAGAAGCTCCGGCAGGCGGCGGCCGTgcagccgccggcgccgccggcggcggtggaggccgtGCCCACGTACAAGGAGTGCCTCAAGAACCACGCGGCGGCCATCGGCGCGCACGCCGTGGACGGCTGCGGCGAGTGGATGCCGGTGGTGGAGCTTAACACCGCCGACCCGGCCTCGTACAAGTGCGCGGCCTGCGGCTGCCACCGCAACTTCCACCGCCTCGTGATGGTGGAggggtcgccgccgcccccgcccccgcccccgccggccCTGCTGCCGGCGCCGCCCATGCCCATGCCCATGCCGGCCACCGTGCTCCATGGCCTGCCGCAGCGCGGGCACGGGCAGGAGACGCCGGATGACCGGCTCCCGGGCGTCGACGGCGACGACTCTGACTCCGACTCGGATGGCTCCGAGTACGACGACGAGCGCTCCGTCTCCCCGCCCCAGCACCCTCCACCCGCGCACCTTCCGGCTCCGGTGGCGCAGCAGCCGCCGTCGTACATCTCTTCTGCGCCACACCCACACATGCTGCTCTCTCTCAACTCCAGCGCGCTGGGGGCGCCGCAGGGCCAGAGCAGGCTCCCCGCCCagctctcgccggcgacggcgCCGCCGCCCCACGGGATGATGCCGGCCAGGAAGCGATTCCGCACCAAGTTCACCGCGGAGCAGAAGCAGCGGATGCAGGAGCTGTCGGAGCGCCTGGGGTGGCGCCTCCAGAAGCGCGACGAGGGCGTGGTCGACGAGTGGTGCCGCGACATCGGCGTGAGCAAGGGCGTCTTCAAGGTCTGGATGCACAACAACAAGCACAACTACCTCGGCGGCCACAGCGCCCGCCGCAGCGCTTCAgccgcggcctcctccgccgcgaccACCCCCACCGCCCCTGCCGCCGGCGGGCCATTCCGTCTCGCCCCGGCCAGCCCCGCACCAGGAGCGCCATTCAACCCCTCCGCCAGCCACAGCTCCCCGGCCCCCACCGCCACCGGCTTCAACATGAACGGTACCGCCTCCTCAgcctccaccgccaccaccaccgccacgccCACACCCATCTTCGCCGCCGGCCGTAAGCTGAACGGAGCCTCGTCGCCGCAGTCGGCGTGA